One Pecten maximus chromosome 7, xPecMax1.1, whole genome shotgun sequence genomic window carries:
- the LOC117330951 gene encoding uncharacterized protein LOC117330951: MDVRCSLIWSVLLTVTISSGQCCLVDNTWSLKSTYDLLDMADIVVYGRDTKHVERTGVHVSSVFNNVTDCLFQVYCVLKGNVTNEDIIIEHISPLSACSGSREKLNVGMKKIVALKMAESGNYRYFEGNAMQSSVYESDVSNFQTMDSLVEISEWQSPLGAEEGTCQSALATMTISNATANVTANLPKANVTIATKSSPQATEPTAFSTTAATKEPVAKVAANLESNKNSAETLAGLFVHLFLFSVLVTIVIN; encoded by the coding sequence ATGGACGTCCGCTGTAGTTTAATTTGGTCAGTTTTGTTAACTGTCACCATTTCCTCTGGTCAGTGTTGTCTTGTAGACAATACATGGTCCTTAAAATCTACCTACGACTTGCTGGACATGGCCGATATCGTTGTATATGGCCGAGACACTAAACATGTTGAAAGGACTGGGGTACACGTATCATCTGTATTCAACAATGTGACGGACTGTCTATTCCAAGTGTACTGTGTTCTAAAAGGGAACGTCACAAACGAGGATATCATCATAGAACACATTAGTCCATTGTCAGCCTGCTCCGGTTCAAGAGAAAAACTCAACGTGGGAATGAAAAAGATTGTTGCCCTGAAAATGGCAGAATCCGGAAACTATAGATACTTCGAAGGAAACGCAATGCAGTCCTCAGTTTACGAAAGTGATGTCAGCAATTTCCAAACGATGGATAGCCTCGTGGAGATTAGCGAGTGGCAAAGCCCATTGGGCGCGGAAGAAGGCACGTGCCAGTCAGCGTTAGCAACTATGACTATATCAAACGCTACAGCAAATGTTACAGCTAATCTGCCCAAAGCAAATGTAACCATAGCAACCAAAAGCAGCCCACAAGCTACAGAACCGACCGCTTTTTCAACGACAGCTGCGACAAAGGAACCTGTCGCTAAAGTAGCAGCAAACTTGGAATCTAACAAAAACAGTGCTGAAACCCTGGCTGGACTTTTCGTACATTTGTTCCTGTTTTCTGTGCTGGTAACAATCGTCATCAATTAG